The following is a genomic window from Hymenobacter monticola.
TGATAACCTCCGTGCTGTCGAGCGTCTTGCCGGGTAGGGGCAGCGCTATCAAATCGAGGAAGCCGCCCAGCTCCGAGTTTTGCTGGTAAGCCTGCGCCTGCACGGTTTTCTGGTTCTTCACCAGGTTTTTGTAGAGCAGCGAGGTTTTGCCGCCGCCCAGAATCTCGGCCAGTGCGTCGAGGGCCACGGCGTCGGGGTGGCCGTTGGGCACTGTCGGAAACACCATTTGCAGCATCGGGAAGCGCACGTTGTCCTGGTAGCTCACGTAGCGGTCGGCGGTGAGCACCGGGGCGGGCAGCTTCTGCACCGGCACGGCCGGCCCGCGCTTGATGGAGCCAAAGTATTTCTCGGCCAGCTTCACCACCTCGGCGGGCTTCACGTCGCCGCCCACAGTCAGGGTGGCGTTGTTGGGGCCATACCAGCGCAGGAAGAAGTTCTTGAGGTCGTCCACGTTCGAGCGGTCAAGGTCTTCGAGGTAGCCGATGGTGAGCCAGGAGTAGGGGTGGCCGTAGGGGTACAGCGTTTTCGAGATGTATTCGCTCGCCAGGCCGTAGGGGCGGTTGTCGTAGTTCTGGCCCCGCTCGTTTTTCACGGTCGAGCGCTGAATCTCGAACTTCTTCTGGCTCACGGCGTCGAGCAGGAAGCCCATGCGGTCGGCTTCGAGCCACATGCCGGTTTCGAGCTGGTTGCTGGGCAGCGTCTCGAAATAGTTGGTGCGGTCCTGGTTGGTGGTGCCGTTCAGGGTGCCGCCGGCGGCCGTCACAATCTTGAAGTGCTGCTGGTCGCCTACGTGGTCGGAGCCCTGAAACATCATGTGCTCGAAGAAGTGGGCGAAGCCCGACTTGCCAATCTGCTCACGGGCCGAGCCCACGTGGTAGGTCACGTCCACGTGCACCAGCGGGTCGGAGTGGTCTTCGGCCACGATGAGCGTGAGGCCGTTGGGCAGCACATACTTCTCGTAGGGAATGACGACCTGGCCGGGCTGCTTGGTCACTTTCTCGACGAGCTTGGTGCCGCCGGGCGTGGTCATCAGGGCCGCAGTTTTGGCCGTGCTGGCCTTGGCGGCCGGTTTTTGCTGGGCAAAGCTGACGGTTGTCATCAAGGCCAAACCCAGGGTTGAGAGGAAACGAAGGTTCATTTTTGGAGAAAAGGTGAAACAACTAGAAACGAGCGAAGAAATTCAAGCCGCAACTTACGGCTTCTGGCGCAACCACCACGCAAAGCGCGTGGCGCGGTTGAGCTTGCGCAGCAAGGTCAAAAACTACATCGACGAGGTTGCGTGGCAATTACCTGTTTTGGTGATAAAAAGGCAGGCCCTGAAGCACAAAAGCCGCAGAAGAAATTCTCCTGCGGCTTTTTCATTAAGAATTTACCAAAAACTATTTCCGAATCAGCGCGCCGGCCTGCTTCTCAAACTGCTGAATGAGCTTTTGCATCACTTGGTCGATGACCTGCTCGCTGAGCGTTTGAGTAAAGTCCTGCAGCGTGAAGCTCACCGAGTACGACTTCTTGCCCGCGCCCAGGTTCTCGCCGGCGTACACATCGAACACGTTGCTGCTTTGCAGCAGCTTCTTCTCAGTCTTCCGGGCAATCTGCTGGAGCTGGTCGAAGGTCACGGCCGCGTCCACCACGATGCTCAGGTCGCGGCGCACCTCCGGGAACTTGGGCAGCTCGCGGGCCGTCAGCGTCGGCTTGTATTTCTTGCTCAGGGCATCCCAATCCAGCTCGGCGTACCACACCGGCTGCGTCACGTCCATCTTTTTCAGCACCGAGGCCGCCACCGCGCCGAGCTGGGCCAGCGGCTGGTTGTGCACCAGCAGCGTGAGGCCGCCGGCCAGGTACGCGTGCTGCACCGGCTGCGAGGCCGCCCCGCCGAAGCCCAGGGCCGCCAGCACATGCTGCACCGCGCCCGCCAGGTCGTGGAAGGCTACTTTCTCGGACTTGTGCTGCCAGGTTTCGCCGCTGGCGTTGCCCGTCAGGTACAGCACCAGCTTGTTCTTCTCCTGGTACTTGCCGTTCTCGTTCTGCGAGTACACCTTACCGAACTCGTACAGCTTCAAGTCGCGCTGGCGGCGGTTGAGGTTGTGCCGAATCACCTCCAGGCCCGAGTGCAGCAGCGTGGGCCGCATCACGTTCAGGTCGATGCTGTTGTAGTTGAGAATGCGCACCAGCGAGGCATCCGTTTCGCCGTCCTTCTCAAAGTATAGCGAGTTGGTGAGCGAGTTGGTCAGAATCTCCGAGAAGCCCTGGCCGCTGAGCAGCGAGGCAATTTTCACCCGCGTCACTTCCGGGTCGGGGTTGGGGAATTTGGCCAAGAAGGAAGCCGAGTTGTTGGGCCGCAGGGCCACGTTGTTGTAGCCGTAGATGCGCAGAATTTCCTCAATCACGTCGGCCTCGCGGGTCACATCCACTTTGTGGGGCGGCACGGTCAGCGTCCAGGTGTCCTGGTCGCCGGCGTCGGGGTTGGCTTCGCTGATTTCAATGTCGAGGTCCGTCAGAATCTGGCGGATGCGCTCGGGCGCGATGTACTGGCCCACCAGCCGCTCCACGCGGGGCAGGCGCAGGCGCACCGTAGCCGGCGGCACGGGCGTGGGGTACTCGTCCACCACGGGCGCGGCCACGGTGGCGCCGGCCACTTCCTGCAGCAGCAGCGCGGCACGTTGCAGGGCCACGGGCACCATGTTGGGGTCGGTGCCGCGCTCGAAGCGGAAGGAAGCGTCGGTTTTCAGCTGGTGGGTTTGCGAAGTGCGGCGCACAGCG
Proteins encoded in this region:
- the pheT gene encoding phenylalanine--tRNA ligase subunit beta — encoded protein: MRISLDWLKTLIPTDKPAAEIGALLTGSGLEVESMEELESIPGGLRGVVLGKVLTCERHPDADKLSLTTVDVGDGTPRQIVCGAPNVAAGQRVVVALEGAELHPASGEPFKIKKSKIRGAASEGMICAEDEIGLGASHAGIMVLDTDLPNGTPAADYFGLGSDTVYEIGLTPNRADAASHYGVARELRALLRQPCHLPDVSGFAAPESAASNIKVTIEDVEASPRYAGLLLTTVQVGPSPEWLQRRLRSIGLSPINNVVDVTNFVLHELGQPLHAFDADQITGGQIRVKRAEAGEKFVTLDGVERSLKAEDLVIADANGAPMALAGVFGGKTSGVSEGTSRVFLESAYFGPAAVRRTSQTHQLKTDASFRFERGTDPNMVPVALQRAALLLQEVAGATVAAPVVDEYPTPVPPATVRLRLPRVERLVGQYIAPERIRQILTDLDIEISEANPDAGDQDTWTLTVPPHKVDVTREADVIEEILRIYGYNNVALRPNNSASFLAKFPNPDPEVTRVKIASLLSGQGFSEILTNSLTNSLYFEKDGETDASLVRILNYNSIDLNVMRPTLLHSGLEVIRHNLNRRQRDLKLYEFGKVYSQNENGKYQEKNKLVLYLTGNASGETWQHKSEKVAFHDLAGAVQHVLAALGFGGAASQPVQHAYLAGGLTLLVHNQPLAQLGAVAASVLKKMDVTQPVWYAELDWDALSKKYKPTLTARELPKFPEVRRDLSIVVDAAVTFDQLQQIARKTEKKLLQSSNVFDVYAGENLGAGKKSYSVSFTLQDFTQTLSEQVIDQVMQKLIQQFEKQAGALIRK